AATGTCGTCTCTGGATTTGGGAAACATTGATCAACAtgtttcagcattttctgacatgtagttgcagccttaaaggtccagtttgtaagaaagATGGTTTTTGAGTTTCATGCCCAACCGGTCagatactgacactttgggatggcGATCGATGGGAACTACGACCCCAAGAAGTCTTTCACAAgttggaatgagactcaaaaaatgtCCACGTGATGTGATAAAAATGGTTTAGTGAGAATAAAGAAGCTCTCAGTTAATTGTACCTAAACATCCTGACTCTGTCTCCAGGGTACGTACTGGGAAGGTGGAGTCCGCGGAGTGGCGTTCGTCCACAGCCCGTTGTTGAGGCGCAGGAGACGAGTCTCCACAGCTCTGCTGCACATCACCGACTGGTTCCCCACACTGGTGGGCCTCGCCGGGGGAAACATCAGCCGGGTCAGTGGAACTTAACTGTCAGGAAAACATGCGTAGTGatttctttatcttttcttttttagcacTTTAGCTTTATGTTTTGTTGCATGTTCGTCTCTGATAGTGAAAACAGGACCGTGAAGCTCAAACACTATAAAaaatcacagaaacagacaagATTTAAAGATGTGTTTCTCCCCTCGGCCACACAAGCCACTGATACGAGCTATGAAATCACTGTGAGGCTTTAGGAGGACGCTGGATTTACGTTCCGTATGTTTTCCTTGTTGTTGAGCCAAAAACTTTACTCTGCCAGAGTTTACTTTACGTAAAGCCGACCCGCTGAGTGTCTCCCACTGACTATAAATTAatgcaaacatttatttgtcGTCACGGTGAGAGCTTATCGTGGGTCCGTCTGCATTAATCATCTCAGACTCTGCTGAAGTTCAGAATGCAGTGCTACCGTAAAACTGTCTTAATTCACCATCGCGCAGATTCATGCGCTCTTGACCTCTTATGATAAGTGCACCACTATTTTCAAACAGCGGCCACAAAGACGCTTTGTGTTTTAGTTCAGACAGATTCATTTAACCGGCGTGTCGGTGAAGTCTGTGTACTGCTCCCAGAGTGCTTTGTTGGCTCAGTGTGCGAGTAGTTTTCTGCTGCCAAGGCAGATAAGAAAGGCGAGCTTGGCTGCAATCAAAAAGATCCGGTTAATCCAGAAACTCGATAGCTGCTAATACCAAAggaaatgtgttattatttaaTCCTCTGAGGTAAATTCACAAGTATTTGTCCTGGAAGCGTTAATGCAGGACACACGTGGACAGAGTGACCTATCGTTTCTCtttcctttgtgttttctgtgatgaatgtgttgtttttatgtcgCTCTCAGAGTCACGGCCTCGACGGTTTTGATGTTTGGCCCGCCATCAGTGAAGGGAAGGACTCGCCTCGTCAGGAGATCCTGCACAACATCGACCCTCTGCACAAACCGGCACAAACCATGAGCTGGGAGgccaacagacagagagcgtCAGGTGACcaacaacatgaaaataaagagtTAAAAGCGAAGTTACTGGGAGCCAAAGTCAAAGGTTGTGTGGAGtcaatatttgatttgattatgaGCCTTTGAGACACCGACCGTACTTCTCACTCGagttattacctcagtaaataGTTTAGGAATGAGATTACGGTCTTAACTGCACTCTTCGAGTGTTCATTTActaaattatggtcccatttagagtcAGATAGACGACAGAGCGAGGTGTGATGACACGTCGCTCCTCAGGgtctcagtcagatccagtcAGGATAGAGAATCCAAGATGGCGACGGCCAAACTACTGAAATTGAGGCTTTTAAACGGTCGTCCACAATCCAGtgggtgacatcacagcagctttactctTGGGAAAAACAGAAGTTCAGATAAAATGGAAACATAGTGAGGAGGGATGTAAGGAAGGACGACATGTCAGCAGTAGTTTGTATGCCAGCCGGAGGATCTCTCGAGTCTTCACTTCATATTTCtcattcttgtgtgtttttctttacatgTCAGGAAACAAACCAGAAGGCCCGGCCTTTAAGAagccaaagaagaagaaggcccCGAGGCTGCAACCGAAGTCAGCGTTCAAGAAGTCGAAGCCCAAACCTAAATCCAAGCCTCTTCCCAAACTGAAGGTTAACCCTCTCCAGAAATCTAAACTAAAACCCAAACTCAAGACCAGAAACTTCCCTCAGAACCAGAAACTGACCCATTACAAGCCATTCCTGATGTCCAGCGGTGCTCCGTCAGCGTCGGGAACATCCCGCCCAAAATCCTTGAAGCCTCAGGTCCAACCGCGAGCAAAGTCGAAATCCAGACGGACCACATCCCAGAAACAGAACCTGTCCCGGTCTAGACCACCTCAACCCAAATCCAAGAGACAGCTTAAATTACTCTTAAAGTCAAAGTCCAGACAGACATTTTCCAAATACCAAAACACGTCCCAGTCGGGGACGCTGCTGCCCAGAACTCATCACACGCCCCAGTTCCGGCTCCAGTTGTTCCAGCCGGTCTGGGACACGTCAGTCCAGGCTGCCATCAGAGTCGGAGACTGGAAGCTGCTGACAGGAGACCCAGGCCACGGAGACTGGGTCCCCCAACAGGTACCGCAACACATGTAGACTCattttaaccccttaaggaacaccatTCCAACATAtgaacacccttcgtaaaaaccaatagtttttttgctaatagttttaagcatcagatcttaacagtatatcctcactgttggaaagctgagactgtcgtgattgttttaagcccaaacacaaaggaaaaaagttatttccagaccatgtaatagccttctaaactcaccatgacacaacattagaaagagccctctaccgcaagaagcaggaatgcctacataccttcagagtgttccctttttccacagctacaacgtcatgtcacaatttttttttcattgttcaagtccatagaatgggaatatccatgtcattttagccaaaactagctacaagtgtggaacaagcaagaaaccctGCAGGGTCTTGGCTTtaatttgagaccaagattatgtttgtaggtaaaggggttctcaagttataaacctttgaatctcagtaggcgctcttgggaaaaaaggacccaagcaaaacgcacagacgtgcttttagaaaaaaaaaatgtgaaaaataaattttttagtcttttgacttcaaattttgagtgtagcaagctgagacctgtggctatggcctaattgtgtctgctgtgtccatagacctacctgaacccttatatcttagtcagtttattgacatttgaattggacggaaaccaaaacctgtgttccaacctctgtaccTCTGTGtcagtcagtatgtcatagaatcacacttacacttctagaaacttgagggtgttacctttccaatggtaccaagcacatccctgagtctcaaactatgtgggagctgtcatgcttttaatttcggtatgtcgttttggaaaaagaaccttaaaatgggggcgttcactAAGAGGTTAATACGATAATTTTACTCcaaatgaataaacaacagTAAATGTTGATCCTCAGGTTCTCTCCACTTTCCCTGGTTCCTGGTGGAACCTTGAACGTTCCATCGCGTCCTTCCACAAACCCTCCACTCACAGAAACGTCTGGCTGTTCAACATCACAGCCGACCCGTGCGAGCGGCGGGACCTGTCAGACCAGAGGCCCGACGTGGTCCAACAGCTGCTGGCCCGGCTCGCCTACTACAACCAAACAGCTGTGCCGGTTTATTTCCCCCCCGACGACCCTCGAGCCAACCCCAACCAGCACGACGGGGCCTGGGTGCCCTGggtggacgaggaggaggacgaggaggggaAATATCAGGGAGTGTACAAGAAAGGTAGGAACAGccggaagaagaagaagaagaaaaagtgcCGCGTGTGCAAGCTGCAGACGTTCTTCCTGAAACTGAACACCAGGATGATGTCCAATCGGATCTGAGGTGACAGTCAGACACGTTCtgaaaatgttgtgtgttgtttttattgtcacgTCATCGCTTCCTGGATCGAGTGAAGCAAAGTGGGGAACAGGTGAGttgactcctcctcactcaAATGAAGCGAAACTCTTTGAAATACTTTATACAACACGTCTTTTCACAGGCTCGAATCAAGAAGCGGATCTAGTGGAATCATCTCCTTTTTTTATCTTCACCGGCatgcagtggcgtgcacagactttttgaggggcaggggcgaaaatcagggcacttaagcatgcgttatggctcccaagagggcactttagcgcgtttttgccaccaaaAGGGCATTTAAGTGTGcgttttggttcccaagagggcagtttatcatgttttaaccagccaagggggcagtttatcatgttttaaccagccaagagggcagtttatcatgttttaaccagccaagggggcagtttagtgtgttttgccaaccaagaaggcactttagcgtgcgttttggctcccaagagggcactttagcgcacatcttggctcccaggagggcactttatcatgcgtttttcaacaattgggccacgaggggggccACCGCTCCCCCTgcccccccatcccccccccttgtgcacaccactgccaGCATGTTTTTTCCAGACAGTGACGTCAAACTCGTGCGTCTCCACTGCTGGAAAGGAGTTACGGTGCAGAGGAAGATACGAGGAACGATGGCGACAGCGCTGGTTGTAACGCCTGTGAACTGATAATTCAAGTTAAGTGTGGAAAACATCTTTCTTTTACGCAACACGAGCTTCCAGGAACGCCACGTGTTTGACGCCGCTGCTTCCAGGCCGAGCAGCCGTGTAAACATCCCGTGTTTTAATAAAATCAGCACCTCGCAGGCTGGCTGAGCagaattatttaaaaacaaatgctgtACTTTGGGTGACAGCCACCGTGACTCACCCGTCAGTGTGTTCGGACTCAAGAGATAAGAAAACAGCTGCAGTCGATGCGGAAAAACCTTTTAATCCCACCAGAAAATTGATCTGGAATCAGTCAGGGAATCGACGAAAAAGTACAGTCGATAATTGCATCGGTATCTTGTTCATTCCTCTCCTTATTTTCTACGTGTTCCTTTAAAATCATGttcatttttttatattcaaaagCATTTCTTTGTCAAGTTGacctttaaagggtcagttcactcAAATCACAACATATTTAATCACTCGTCCCTGTGATATCAGGTCACGCAGGTGCTGTAGTTTCTGTAACAGtggttgtactttgttttttatcaaaGCTGTTGTACATTGGAGTGTCGCCGAGATAAATGCAGGGATAATAAGTTCATACTTGGGtagaaaaagtagaaaatcTCAACACAAGAATGTGAAAGTATCTGAAATATAAGAGCAGAAAGTGAGCAGGAAAACGTTTTTGTAAATTTGtgtgaactgatcctttaactTGTTGTCTGTTCTGGTGATAAGCTGGTTTTCAAACCGCTGGTCTTCACTGTTTTGATTACTGTTACTGTCACATGATTtattatgtgattttttttaaactgtgtgtcgACTGTTTACTTCTAATTATAATCTGACGGAGTTCTGACCCGACAGGACCGACACCATGTGGCAGTAAagtgtttttgattattttgacacTGTAAGTGATTTTACTATGTTTCTTTAACTTTGAGCGCGATGGAGCACAGAGCCATTGATTTTTAAAGAcagatttaatgtgtttttacacCAACAAATCATCCGCTAACGTCCCAGATCTTTGTTTTGAAGCAGATGTTTACTTTTTACAGTGAAAGTGTTTGATCATGATTAATATTTCTATAATTATATTACTGTTTTCGTCTCTTGATTCAAGGAGGttttaatattttga
The sequence above is drawn from the Sparus aurata chromosome 21, fSpaAur1.1, whole genome shotgun sequence genome and encodes:
- the LOC115572073 gene encoding arylsulfatase I-like, whose product is MQPGSAAVLTVLSVFFGLGCLSAHRSKPDQNDRNAQSGEAGEKKKNQPHIVFILIDDQGFNDIGYHNPTLNTPTLDKLAAEGVKLENYYVQPICTPSRSQLLTGRYQIHTGLQHSIIRPSQPSCLPSHMDTLPERLREAGYATHMIGKWHLGFYRKACLPTRKGFDSFFGSLTGSVDYYSYGSCDGPGLCGYDLHENEGVAWGQEGKYSTTLFTQRARKILESHDPTERPLFLLLSLQAVHTPLQTPKSYIYPYRDMVNVARRKFAAMVSTVDEAVRNVTYALRKYGYYRNSVIIYSTDNGAQPFTGGSNWPLRGRKGTYWEGGVRGVAFVHSPLLRRRRRVSTALLHITDWFPTLVGLAGGNISRSHGLDGFDVWPAISEGKDSPRQEILHNIDPLHKPAQTMSWEANRQRASGNKPEGPAFKKPKKKKAPRLQPKSAFKKSKPKPKSKPLPKLKVNPLQKSKLKPKLKTRNFPQNQKLTHYKPFLMSSGAPSASGTSRPKSLKPQVQPRAKSKSRRTTSQKQNLSRSRPPQPKSKRQLKLLLKSKSRQTFSKYQNTSQSGTLLPRTHHTPQFRLQLFQPVWDTSVQAAIRVGDWKLLTGDPGHGDWVPQQVLSTFPGSWWNLERSIASFHKPSTHRNVWLFNITADPCERRDLSDQRPDVVQQLLARLAYYNQTAVPVYFPPDDPRANPNQHDGAWVPWVDEEEDEEGKYQGVYKKGRNSRKKKKKKKCRVCKLQTFFLKLNTRMMSNRI